A DNA window from Boseongicola sp. contains the following coding sequences:
- a CDS encoding orotate phosphoribosyltransferase, with the protein MIPTGFPTKEEMAKLSANMLLEIGAVHFNATDPFILASGLPSPTYIDCRKLISYPRIRSTLMDFMTVTVMRDAGFEAFDNIAGGETAGIPFSALVAERMALPMTYVRKKPKGYGRNARIEGEMSEGQRVLLVEDLTTDGGSKLSFVDAIRETGATCGHTAVIFYYGIFPETIDTLANHGVQLHHLCTWWDVLEVARDGEMFDADTLREVEAFLRAPRAWQDARAEN; encoded by the coding sequence ATGATACCGACAGGATTTCCAACCAAAGAAGAAATGGCCAAACTATCGGCCAATATGCTGTTGGAAATCGGGGCGGTGCATTTCAATGCGACGGACCCATTTATTTTGGCGTCGGGTCTGCCCTCGCCCACATATATCGATTGCCGCAAATTGATTTCCTATCCGCGCATCCGCTCGACACTGATGGATTTCATGACCGTGACAGTGATGCGTGACGCCGGTTTCGAAGCCTTCGACAATATTGCGGGCGGTGAGACGGCAGGCATTCCATTTTCAGCCCTTGTTGCCGAACGCATGGCACTGCCTATGACCTATGTGCGCAAGAAACCAAAGGGATACGGGCGCAATGCGCGCATCGAGGGCGAGATGAGCGAGGGCCAGAGGGTGTTGCTGGTTGAGGATCTGACGACGGATGGCGGATCGAAGCTGTCGTTCGTGGATGCAATCCGCGAGACCGGGGCAACCTGCGGACACACGGCAGTGATTTTCTATTATGGGATTTTCCCCGAGACGATCGACACATTGGCCAACCATGGAGTGCAATTGCATCACTTGTGCACCTGGTGGGACGTTCTGGAAGTGGCACGGGATGGCGAGATGTTTGACGCTGACACGCTGAGAGAAGTTGAGGCGTTCTTGCGGGCGCCGCGGGCATGGCAGGATGCTAGAGCGGAAAATTAA